CAACTGGATAACTTTGCAAAACGAATGATTAATTTTAAATTAGGGTAATATATTAAAAAGTGCTTTGAGAATGGTTTTTGTAGTAAAAGTAGGGAATATTAACGATTATAATTAATACCATGACTGTAATGTAAAATATGTAAAGAAATAAATTGGCTATTCTCAACTAAGTCAACCTTATTGATAATGATGTGAGAATATTGGTTAGAGATAAATAGATTATGAATGCAATTACAGTACATTCAAGTGATGCGCAATATTTTGAGTAGTTTAATTATTATCGTATAAGCAAATAATTGCTATAAAAAAGTTTAGGAGTGTACAATTGCAATATGAAGATTTTTAATTAAATGTAAAATGTTGAGGAGTGGGTAACGTGTCAGATCATGTATATAATCTTGTGAAAAAACATCATTCGGTTAGAAAGTTTAAAAATAAACCATTAAGTGATGATGTTGTAAAAAAATTAGTAGAAGCAGGTCAAAGTGCTTCGACATCTAGCTTTTTACAAGCATATTCAATTATCGGTATTGATGATGAGACAATAAAAGAAAATTTACAAGAAGTTTCTGGACAACCTTATGTAGTAGAAAATGGCTATTTGTTCGTCTTTGTAATTGATTATTACCGTCATCATTTAGTCGATCAGCATGCTGAGACTGATATGGAAAATGCATACGGCTCAACAGAAGGTTTATTAGTAGGCGCAATTGATGCGGCATTAGTTGCTGAAAACATTGCAGTTACTGCTGAAGATATGGGCTATGGCATTGTCTTTTTAGGTTCATTAAGAAATGATGTTGCACGAGTTCGTGAAATTTTAGACTTACTTGACTATGTCTTCCCATTATTTGGAATGGCAGTAGGGGAACCAGCAGATGATGAAAATGGAGCAGCCAAACCACGCTTACCGTTCGAACATGTCTTTCACCATAATAAGTATGATGCTACTAAAGAAACACAATATGCAGAAATGGCTGATTATGATCAAACAATTAGTCAATATTATGATCAACGTACAAACGGTGCTCGCAAGGAAACTTGGTCAAGACAAATTGAAATGTTCCTAGGAAACAAAACAAGATTAGATATGTTAGAACAATTGAAAAAAGCTGGACTCATCCAGCGATAGCAAGATACAAAAATGACCCGCCCCCACAAGCTTAAAATGATAAGTATAGCTTGTGGGGGCGGGTATTTCTTGCAATGAATTAATGTGAAGTTAATGCAGCATCGTCATTAGATTCAAAAGTATCTTTATCCCAATGTTTAGTTAACTTAGCGGTACCTGTACCAGCTAGCATTGCATCGTTCACATTTAATGCTGTTCTACCCATATCAATTAATGGTTCAACAGAAATGAGCACACCGGCTAAAGCGACAGGTAAGTTTAACGTAGACAATACCAATATAGATGCGAATGTCGCACCGCCACCGACGCCAGCAACGCCGAATGAACTGATAATCACGACAGAGATTAATGTGACAATAAATTGTAAATCAATTTCCACATTAGCAATAGGTGCAACCATTATTGCAAGCATGGCAGGGTAAATGCCAGCACAACCATTTTGCCCGATAGATAGACCGAATGTTGCTGCAAAATTGGCAATTCCCTCCGGTACACCTAGACGTCTTGTTTGTGTTTGAACATTCAACGGTAAGGA
This is a stretch of genomic DNA from Staphylococcus roterodami. It encodes these proteins:
- a CDS encoding NADPH-dependent oxidoreductase; its protein translation is MSDHVYNLVKKHHSVRKFKNKPLSDDVVKKLVEAGQSASTSSFLQAYSIIGIDDETIKENLQEVSGQPYVVENGYLFVFVIDYYRHHLVDQHAETDMENAYGSTEGLLVGAIDAALVAENIAVTAEDMGYGIVFLGSLRNDVARVREILDLLDYVFPLFGMAVGEPADDENGAAKPRLPFEHVFHHNKYDATKETQYAEMADYDQTISQYYDQRTNGARKETWSRQIEMFLGNKTRLDMLEQLKKAGLIQR